From a region of the Sporosarcina ureilytica genome:
- a CDS encoding putative RNA methyltransferase — protein sequence MAISKKMMNARAFAQNEHLFHCPICSLTMELLEDARLVCEKHHSFDLSRQGYVNLAPQAHVTKYDKALFEARKTMITNGFFDPLLDRLTALVDEHVQHKQAPTIIDAGSGEGSHLASIVSKLSNPATGVGIDLAKEGVLAAAKDYPGHIWLVADLANCPFQDDAFDVMLNILSPANYAEFTRVLKPDGMFVKVVPENDYLKQLRTIFYEDAERQNEGNPVERMKDYFDNVKTERITYEFPLNQTLLENLIQMTPLSWGASAGKIEAAMKSEIPAVTIDYTIIIGTNE from the coding sequence GTTTGCGCAAAATGAGCATCTATTTCATTGTCCAATTTGTTCATTAACAATGGAGTTGTTAGAGGATGCGCGTCTGGTTTGCGAGAAGCATCATTCATTTGATTTATCGCGGCAAGGGTATGTCAATTTGGCACCGCAAGCACATGTTACAAAATACGATAAAGCGCTTTTTGAAGCAAGAAAAACAATGATAACGAACGGCTTTTTTGACCCATTGCTTGACCGTTTAACAGCATTGGTAGATGAACATGTACAACATAAACAAGCACCAACAATTATTGACGCAGGTAGTGGGGAAGGTTCTCATTTGGCAAGTATTGTTTCAAAACTTTCAAATCCGGCAACTGGTGTAGGGATTGACCTTGCCAAAGAAGGTGTATTGGCAGCGGCTAAAGATTACCCAGGGCATATTTGGCTCGTTGCAGATTTGGCAAATTGTCCATTTCAAGATGATGCGTTTGACGTCATGTTGAATATTTTATCTCCAGCCAACTACGCTGAGTTTACCCGGGTATTAAAGCCGGATGGGATGTTTGTTAAGGTCGTCCCCGAAAACGATTATTTAAAACAATTACGTACCATTTTTTATGAAGACGCAGAACGACAAAATGAAGGAAATCCTGTTGAGAGAATGAAGGATTATTTTGACAATGTGAAAACGGAAAGAATAACTTATGAATTTCCGTTAAATCAAACGCTGTTAGAGAATTTAATCCAGATGACACCACTCTCATGGGGAGCTAGTGCGGGTAAAATAGAGGCGGCAATGAAATCCGAGATTCCAGCTGTCACGATTGATTATACAATTATCATAGGGACCAATGAATAA
- a CDS encoding pentapeptide repeat-containing protein, whose protein sequence is MQKAIGKRQRPKLSEFHEEMTIENVGQGEPYIEKVRFNGGYFASIEEERLSFDDVVFKHVRFTNANMHGAEFVDVVFDTCDFSNVQFQHAVFHRCEFRNSKLTGTDFANAKIGHTLFNECDGKYSNFSFSGMKEVDFTSSQLVDSDFYECHLKQVRFSECKLDRINFSETDLAGIDLSANTYEQIEVTVSKIKGCIVSKEQAIGFARVLGLKIKEE, encoded by the coding sequence GTGCAAAAGGCAATAGGCAAGCGCCAACGTCCTAAGTTATCGGAGTTTCATGAAGAAATGACGATAGAAAATGTCGGACAAGGCGAACCGTATATAGAAAAAGTCCGTTTTAATGGCGGCTATTTCGCAAGTATTGAAGAGGAACGTTTGTCATTTGATGATGTTGTCTTTAAGCATGTCCGATTTACAAATGCCAATATGCACGGTGCGGAGTTTGTTGATGTCGTTTTTGATACGTGTGATTTCTCAAATGTACAGTTTCAACATGCTGTGTTCCATAGATGTGAATTTAGAAACTCAAAACTGACAGGAACTGATTTTGCCAATGCTAAAATTGGCCATACGTTATTTAATGAATGTGACGGGAAATATAGTAATTTCAGCTTTTCAGGAATGAAAGAGGTTGATTTTACATCTAGTCAGTTAGTGGATAGTGATTTTTATGAATGTCATCTCAAGCAAGTTCGATTTTCTGAATGTAAGTTGGATCGCATAAATTTCTCAGAAACGGATTTGGCTGGAATTGATTTGTCGGCAAATACGTACGAACAAATTGAAGTCACCGTTTCAAAAATTAAAGGATGTATTGTCTCTAAAGAACAGGCGATAGGGTTTGCGCGTGTGTTAGGATTAAAAATAAAAGAAGAATGA